Sequence from the Paenibacillus tundrae genome:
CCAGTTCAGGGCTAGGGCTGTTGGTATATCGCAGTATTTCCGCTGCAGCAACCATGCGGTTAAGCGGGATACCAGTATGAATATGGGAATCGTTAAAATATACATATTTATCGGGATCCATCTGGGACCAAATTCGAATAATATGCATGGCATTGGCCCGGTAAGTCACATCACCGGTAATGTAGTACATGAGTGTCTGAGTATACGCTCTCAAGCCATCCGCTATGAATCTGGAGTTAAATCCCTGGCTGTTGAAGGCATCGCTTGCGGGCTTTGTCGGATCGGCAGAGCTTTGATTGCTGGAGATTACCGTTTTGGATGCTGAGGAAGAAACGGTCATTGCGTTATAATACGAGTACCAAGGCTCCTTTTTCGCAGATACCATCGATCTAATCGTTTCAAGTCTTGATTTGGTCAGTCCCACCCCTGGATGAGTAAATCCGTCCGTTACTGTCTCATTGATCTGAACAATATAATTCGTAGCAATCTCTCCTTCACCTGATGCTGTTATTTTTCCCGGTGGCACAATTAAACTTTGGAGCATGCCTGCAATGGCCAGTATCGTTGTGATGCGTTTCCAAAAACTGGACTTTCCTAGTTTGCTCATCGTTCCCCTCCTCTTCGGACTCACTATATTTGGTAACGCTTACAAAACTCATCATTATTGTATTTTAGCTACTCGTTGTTGTACATGTGCCTTTTTCTAGTTGCATATGCAGATTTTTTTGGAGCTCTTCCATCTCCTAGCCATTTTTTGACCATAAAAAGCCCCTCCAAGTAAGCGAGTGTGCTTTACACCCTTTTTTCACTTGGAGGGGAATATAATTCATGCAGGGCAGTCTCTTTAACTGGAAAACGCTTCAAATGATTTTCACAAAGCTAACGTCGGACTTTTCGCTCGTCCCAAATTCGGTCTGCTTCGATTAATGCATCATCGATCGACATAGTTCCGGAAAGCATGTCCTGCACAAGATCATAGAATGCATTGCGGAAGCCGGCCGGGATCTCGTCCGCTCCCCAATAATGCTCCATCCCGCGAAGCTTCAACATATCCGGATTATCCAGCCACTGCTCTACCTCTTGCATAAGCTCGGAAGACTGAATAAACGTATGCTCCTTGGTAACCGGAGTACCACCTACAGCCTGCAAATACTTCGCATACTCTTCATTACTGTAGAAAAAATGTAAAAATTGCTCGATAACCTTAGCCTTATTCGGATCGGCAGCAGCCAGAGATGTCATAGCCCAGCCTGAAGGCTGCGGCAATCCAAATATATGAACACGTCCCTGACGGTCAGGAACCGGAAAGAACCCTATCTCAAAATCAGGATCGGCTTGCTTCAACTGACTGAACATCCAGGGACCAGACATCATCATCACCGCTTTGCCTCTAACCAAATAGTCAATGGTCTGATAATCTGCAATGTTCATGAAGCCAGGAACGATGTAATCCTCGTTCCACAATACTTTCAGATCTCGAAAGGCCTCTTCAGGACCAGCATCCGTCCAGCTAACCTGACCTGCGGTTCGTTTGCGGTTCCACTCCTGATCTTTGGAATACACATGATCCAGCATAAAATGATTTGTCCAGAAGCCCATATGCCATAAGTCCTTGCCGCCGACAACAAGCGGATATATCCCCTTGGCTCGAATAATCTGGCACAGTTCAAGAAATTGTTGATACGTGGCAGGCTCATTTAGCCCCCATTCCCGAAATAACTTCTTGTTATACACAATGCCTTGAGGTACCTCCGCTTTAAGAGGAGCAGTATATATTGTTCCATTCACCTTGGGAATGTCATCAAACAGCCCGACTATACTCTTCGGCAGCTCAGCTAACAAACCTGCATCGGCAAACATCTGGGTATCTCGCATTTCCACTAGATCGGGGAATTGACCCATTGCATCAAGTAATGAAAGTTCATCTGCGTACCCCTTGGCTTGCTGTGTATGTTCAACTACCGAAATTTGCACGTTGAGATGTGATTTTTTAAAGTCATTAATGATTGTTTGAATGCCCTTGTGGTGTGCTCCGTCTCCCATGGCATAGGTAATCGTCAATTGAACAGGCTCCGCTTCAGAGCTAGGCGATGAGACAGAATCTTCCCTCGTTACAAGGCCGCAGCCTGGAATCACCATAAGCAGCAACGCAATCATGATCTTCTTCCACCAGACAAGCTTGTATTCGCAAAGGTATGACCGACGATGTTTAGTTGTGTAATCCATGTACCGTCGTTCCCTTCGATTGCCTGAATTCTTGTGGAATCTGACCATAGTGCTTGCGAAACATATCGCTGAACAAGCGGGCACTATTATATCCCACCTTTTCCGCGATTTCATAGACCATCAAATTGGAGTGCAACAGCATTTGGCGAGCATGCTTCATTCGTATCTCGGTCAAATATTGTTTATAATTTTGCCCCGTATGTTTTTTGAAAAAGGTGCTAAAGTAGGAAGGATTCATGTATATGAGCCCCGCTATCGAATCCAGCGTAATGTTCTGCGCATAATTAGCCTCAATGTATTCCTTGACTTGCTTGATCTGCCCATGTTCTTTGTTGCCCAGGCGGCTTTTCACCAACGGGTGAATATCCGCGATAAAATCACCTACATAAGCCTCTACTTCCAGCAGGGTATCGAAATCGCTGATTCGCTTAAGCAAAATACGAAAATCTTCATTATATGTCTCCAGCGAAACCCCCATGGTCTGTAATTCTTGTCGGAGCGTTATCAGCGTATCGTAAACGCAAGATATAGCTGTGTGCTTATTGCTGACTGCAGCCTGCTTGATCGCAAGCAGCAGTCGTGAAAGGGGCTCTTGGAGAGCATTCGCGTCATCTGACTCAACCAGGTGATCAAGTAGCTGTGACTGCATTTCCTCAATACGTAGCTGTGCAGCAGGTTCTGCCGGAGACGTATCATAGGGAATGACATGTCCGGGGCTTAGAAAGTAGGCCCAGTCCAAGGCTTCAAGTGCTTGTCTGAACGATGCAGCTGCTTCCTGGAGAGAGCTTACGGCTCCCCCTACACCAATCGTCATGTCTAACTTCAAATAGCTGCGAACCTGATCCCGAACTGTTTTTGACACTTGAATGGGTAAATTGCTATCATCACATAAAATGAGATAACAGAACATGTCTCCCTTGCGGAAGAATAAGCTGTTTGGGATGTTCTTCAAGCTTTCGCGCATAACATTGGTTATGGCAAAATCAATCAGCTTACGTTCTCGCTTCTGCCATCTTAACTGGTCCTGCACACTCCGGCTATAATCAGCCACGCAAACGACTGCATGTTTGTCATCGTACAGGTTCAAGGACTTCTGAAGGGCATGAACGGCCTTGTCATCACCATCGGTCAAACGATCCAGCAATTCTTCAAAGGATCTGTCTTTATTATCCCGCTCCAGATGCTGAAGCTTCTCAAGCTTGCGCTCCTCTTCCGTCTCGTCCCTGATTAAGAGTACTGCCTTTTGAATCACTTGCTTCAGCTGATTGGTATTCACGGGCTTGACCAAATAATCCAGTGCCCCATATTTCAATGCCTCCTGCGCATAATCAAACTCTTTGTGGGCGCTAATAAAGACAACCTTCGGTGTTCGCCGGGATGCCTGAACATACCTCAGTACATCGATGCCGGTTTGGCCGGGCATGCAAATGTCACTGACAATCAGATCTGGGTTGCAGCGATCAATCAACTCAATCAGTTCGTTTCCATCATAAGCTTCACCTGCAATTTCAATACCGAGCGCCTCCCAATCGATGAGCATTTTTAAGCCTCTCAGGATGACTGGCTCATCGTCAGCGAGAATCATTCGAATCGTGTTCATGCCGCACCTCCAGGTTCAGAGGAAGCAGAATCCGTACCGAGGTTCCGATATGCGGTCTGCTCTCCATGTCTAGTCCATACTGGCTTCCATATGCTGCCTTAATGCGTTCATGCACATTTTTGATACCAATGCTTTTACCCATGTTTCGATCCTGGTTTTTCAAATGAATCCGCAGGGACTCTAATTGTTCTTGCTCCATTCCTGCCCCATCATCGTATATGGTTATACTGAGAATATCGCCCTCAAGCCGTTCTATTGTGATTAATACGATTCCTTTTCCGCCCTTGGGACGAATACCGTGATGAACCGAATTTTCAACGATGGGCTGAAGAATTAGCTTAAGCACGATGGCCGAGGCCAGCTCCGGCGACTGCAGCTCGACTTGTAATGAAATACGATGGTCAAACCGAACCTCGATCAGATGAAAATAGTGACGAAGGTGCTCTAGCTCTTGTGCCAGTGTTACAGACTCTTCCCCATAATCAATAACATACTGCAGCTGGTCTGAAAGCGCGTGGATCATATCAGCTACCTTTCGATCCCCATTGGCAACTGCGCTCATGCGAATGACCTCTAGCGTATTATACAAATAATGCGGTCGAATCTGGCTTTTCAGTGCGTTCAACTCTGCCTGCTTTCGTTTGATTTCATTGATATATGCATCGTTAATGTATTCTTTGAGTCGTTCTACCATTCGGTTAAAGCCATTAGCGAGCCGTCCCATCTCATCCTTGCGGCCAACCTTCAACTCAATATCCAAATTGCCCGACTCTACTTTGATCATCTGGCGTATTAACTGCAAAATAGGTCTGGTGAACATTCGTGAAAATACCAAGCCCATCAGAAACAAAGCAGCAAAGCTTGCTAAAGCAGCCACCCAGACACTTTTTTTCGTACGGATAATCGGGGAATAAATATCCTCCTTGGACATTAACCCCACAACTTTACCTTGGATATAAGGAAGCGGCTCACTGAAAACGATCATATCTCCACGGGCTTTGACTCCGAATTCGTCAAAACGGGAACCGATTTTATCACGTCGGTTCGAATATAAAATGATACCGTTTTCATTTACGATGAAAATTTCATCTTTTTTGCCAAGTCTCGATTGCTGAAGCAAACCGTCAAACACGTTAACATCGATATCCAGAAATAAGGTTCCGTAGATTTGAACCGGATTCTGCACCCCTCGGGAGGTATCGATCCAGCTTCGTGCAAAGGTCATCACTAAATCCTGGGAATTGTAATATACCTCCATATGATATGGGAAAACAGCCAGCTTTTTGGGGTTGGTAGTAAGCGTATAGTCCCACTCTATCGGCGGATAACTGACAAAAGGATCCATTTGCTTGCTGCCTCGGGATTGCTGGTTCAGCGTTCCGTCCTCTGCTCGTACAAACAGCACATTCTGGATATTCGCGTCGCTGAACAGCACCGTTTTAATGAAATCATCCATGGCAGACGAGTTAAATCCACTCGGATACAACTCTGAGGATTCTTTCAGAAAAATGTCGTCTGGTTGTGCCTTGGTGTACATCAGATTGGAAATATCATCGTATTTTCTCAGCATGTCGTTCACGTTATTACGCATGTACACCATCATTTGTTGTATGTTGTTGACCGTGTGACGCTCGATTTGTCCGGTAAACTGGTACAGAGAGAGCATGCTTAGTACGAAGATCGGAAGAAGGCCTGCCACTAAAAAAGCAACAGAGAACTTGAAAAATAAACTCTGCGTGAAATTCGGTCGAATTTTCATGTTGCTCGCTCCCGTTACGTCAATGGTCTTGGTTTCATCATAAACCGAAAATGCATATCATAAAAGATTTTTATACGAGATTCCAATCAAGGAAGTGAAGCTGACTAACCATGAGTTTCAAAGGAGTCCGATTATCGCGTTTCCCAATGTGGACGCACATGCAGAGAACACCCGCCTGTTGGCACGGGTGTTCTATACTGCATCCGATCAAGCAAGATGATGATATTAGCTTTCGTTCTGATCCAGGAACACCTGAGCCTGCTTCACCAGTTCCTCGCGAACCTTCTCAAGACCGAGATTGCGTAGCTCTTCGTTCAAGCCTGCGGCGCTTTGGCGCCAGTTGGAATCGAGTCCGCTTTTCAGAATTGGATCAAGCGTGGCCGCTTTCGGCTGAAGCTTCGCGATTTCTGTTTTGACAGACTCGGTATTAAATACAAACCCGGCTAGCGGAAGCTTGTAATACGTGTCGTCCTGCGTTTGATAGGTTATGAGTTTCATGGCATCCTCAGAGTTATCGCCACTTATGCGAGACATCGTTGGATTCCAGGTCAGTTCATATCCAGGGAATGCATAATTTTTCGTCTGTTCTGTCGATTTATACTCCGTATCGCCGGATTTTGTCCAATGCGTGCCCTCGATACCTAGTTCGAACAGATCGTGGTTCTCCTGATCCCCGAACAGCCAGTCCAGGAATTTCATAGTACGATCTGCGTTTTTGGATGTCGCCGGAATTACGAGATAGTTCCACGCTTTATATTCCGTTCCAATAGAACCTTTTTCCATATTGCGAATTTTGGAGTTATATACAAAGAACTCCAACTCTGCTTCTGGTACTGCTGTTTTCAGTTTGTCTCGCATGCTTGCAAAGCCATTAATAGTACCTTCGTTTGCAGCTGATTTGCCACTGGCGAACAATGCACCGGGATCTTTTTCGTTTAAAACGTCCTTCTGTACATACTTATTCCATTCTACCTTCGTATCGTTATTACCGTAAAAGTAATCGGAGCTGTTAAATGGGGCCGGATACTTGGCAAATTCCTCTTCCGGATCGCCAAGCGTCGAGGCTCCCAGAACCTTTTTGCCATCCTCGGACAAAATCATATTAAATGTGGTGCCGGTTCCTGCAATCGCGTAAGGTTCGGAACGAACCTGGGTCTGAGGCTCCTCATTGCCAAACATTTTAAAGAATCCGCGATCTCCCATTAAGGCAAACGGAATCATTTCAGGCTCGTTTTCCTTTACTTTGTCGAGATACGCCTTAAGATCGTCATAAGACTGGATCGGAGCCAAACCGTATTTTTCTCTCAGATCCTTGCGAATATATATAACCTCGGAGTCATAGTACATGTTTGTAATCGGAATCGCATAGAGATGTCCATTGACTTTGTTTGCATCAAGAAACTCTTGCGAAAATGCTTTTTTTAAGCCAGGATATTCATCATTATTGAAATATTTATCCAACTCTTGATAGAAGCCTTGGGAAATATTCTGGTTCAGGTTCATCCATGGCGCGTCAAACATCAGGTCTACCGCTTCACCTGCAGCCAGCTTCAGCTTGGTTTTCTGTTTATGGTCTGATGCCGGGTTAAATTCGAGATCGAGCGTAGTGTTCAACGTATCCTTACTACGATTGCCGAATTCGGTAAGTACCTTATCCATGTCTACCGGCTTGTCGCCGAAAAGCATGACCTTCAGTGTAACGGGATCAGTCGATGAAGTGTTCGCGCCTTCTGTACTGCTGGATGAAGACGAGCATGCGCTTAGCAATCCGCCCAAGAGAGCGGTAACAACAAGGGGTGCGAGAATTTTAATTATTTTTTTCATGATACAACAACCTCCCTTTATGATGTTTGATGTCTTGTATAAATGAAAGGCACATTAGCTGATTGGGTTATCCTTTTACTGCCCCTACCATCAATCCTTTGACGAAGTATTTCTGAAGAAAAGGATATAAGAAAATAATCGGCCCAATCGTCACTACTGTAG
This genomic interval carries:
- a CDS encoding ABC transporter substrate-binding protein — its product is MDYTTKHRRSYLCEYKLVWWKKIMIALLLMVIPGCGLVTREDSVSSPSSEAEPVQLTITYAMGDGAHHKGIQTIINDFKKSHLNVQISVVEHTQQAKGYADELSLLDAMGQFPDLVEMRDTQMFADAGLLAELPKSIVGLFDDIPKVNGTIYTAPLKAEVPQGIVYNKKLFREWGLNEPATYQQFLELCQIIRAKGIYPLVVGGKDLWHMGFWTNHFMLDHVYSKDQEWNRKRTAGQVSWTDAGPEEAFRDLKVLWNEDYIVPGFMNIADYQTIDYLVRGKAVMMMSGPWMFSQLKQADPDFEIGFFPVPDRQGRVHIFGLPQPSGWAMTSLAAADPNKAKVIEQFLHFFYSNEEYAKYLQAVGGTPVTKEHTFIQSSELMQEVEQWLDNPDMLKLRGMEHYWGADEIPAGFRNAFYDLVQDMLSGTMSIDDALIEADRIWDERKVRR
- a CDS encoding response regulator codes for the protein MNTIRMILADDEPVILRGLKMLIDWEALGIEIAGEAYDGNELIELIDRCNPDLIVSDICMPGQTGIDVLRYVQASRRTPKVVFISAHKEFDYAQEALKYGALDYLVKPVNTNQLKQVIQKAVLLIRDETEEERKLEKLQHLERDNKDRSFEELLDRLTDGDDKAVHALQKSLNLYDDKHAVVCVADYSRSVQDQLRWQKRERKLIDFAITNVMRESLKNIPNSLFFRKGDMFCYLILCDDSNLPIQVSKTVRDQVRSYLKLDMTIGVGGAVSSLQEAAASFRQALEALDWAYFLSPGHVIPYDTSPAEPAAQLRIEEMQSQLLDHLVESDDANALQEPLSRLLLAIKQAAVSNKHTAISCVYDTLITLRQELQTMGVSLETYNEDFRILLKRISDFDTLLEVEAYVGDFIADIHPLVKSRLGNKEHGQIKQVKEYIEANYAQNITLDSIAGLIYMNPSYFSTFFKKHTGQNYKQYLTEIRMKHARQMLLHSNLMVYEIAEKVGYNSARLFSDMFRKHYGQIPQEFRQSKGTTVHGLHN
- a CDS encoding cache domain-containing sensor histidine kinase — protein: MKIRPNFTQSLFFKFSVAFLVAGLLPIFVLSMLSLYQFTGQIERHTVNNIQQMMVYMRNNVNDMLRKYDDISNLMYTKAQPDDIFLKESSELYPSGFNSSAMDDFIKTVLFSDANIQNVLFVRAEDGTLNQQSRGSKQMDPFVSYPPIEWDYTLTTNPKKLAVFPYHMEVYYNSQDLVMTFARSWIDTSRGVQNPVQIYGTLFLDIDVNVFDGLLQQSRLGKKDEIFIVNENGIILYSNRRDKIGSRFDEFGVKARGDMIVFSEPLPYIQGKVVGLMSKEDIYSPIIRTKKSVWVAALASFAALFLMGLVFSRMFTRPILQLIRQMIKVESGNLDIELKVGRKDEMGRLANGFNRMVERLKEYINDAYINEIKRKQAELNALKSQIRPHYLYNTLEVIRMSAVANGDRKVADMIHALSDQLQYVIDYGEESVTLAQELEHLRHYFHLIEVRFDHRISLQVELQSPELASAIVLKLILQPIVENSVHHGIRPKGGKGIVLITIERLEGDILSITIYDDGAGMEQEQLESLRIHLKNQDRNMGKSIGIKNVHERIKAAYGSQYGLDMESRPHIGTSVRILLPLNLEVRHEHDSNDSR
- a CDS encoding extracellular solute-binding protein, with amino-acid sequence MKKIIKILAPLVVTALLGGLLSACSSSSSSTEGANTSSTDPVTLKVMLFGDKPVDMDKVLTEFGNRSKDTLNTTLDLEFNPASDHKQKTKLKLAAGEAVDLMFDAPWMNLNQNISQGFYQELDKYFNNDEYPGLKKAFSQEFLDANKVNGHLYAIPITNMYYDSEVIYIRKDLREKYGLAPIQSYDDLKAYLDKVKENEPEMIPFALMGDRGFFKMFGNEEPQTQVRSEPYAIAGTGTTFNMILSEDGKKVLGASTLGDPEEEFAKYPAPFNSSDYFYGNNDTKVEWNKYVQKDVLNEKDPGALFASGKSAANEGTINGFASMRDKLKTAVPEAELEFFVYNSKIRNMEKGSIGTEYKAWNYLVIPATSKNADRTMKFLDWLFGDQENHDLFELGIEGTHWTKSGDTEYKSTEQTKNYAFPGYELTWNPTMSRISGDNSEDAMKLITYQTQDDTYYKLPLAGFVFNTESVKTEIAKLQPKAATLDPILKSGLDSNWRQSAAGLNEELRNLGLEKVREELVKQAQVFLDQNES